From Phragmites australis chromosome 5, lpPhrAust1.1, whole genome shotgun sequence, a single genomic window includes:
- the LOC133917333 gene encoding uncharacterized protein LOC133917333, with the protein MLRKWLLSLLAVLSAFASAAEATGPASTVVAGMVFCDQCKDGARGLFDYPLYGARVAIQCGGGDTPLTVRESNTNWFGGFSIRMEGSPDMTRCTARVVQGTGHCGAAASGAPRELTLAFRMLGLALYTVPPLLSQPEEAMDFCPGHDRQRSPFSPPAEAPSQSPLAPPLPPFWRRRPIWRRPLPQEPIGIGEPQAPPPPPAPAQGSACTYDKWALPEHRCHWMVVTPNTTVAMAFGPLAAQRYGSELTLREALEGRGDMYRTLLREATAALLNAYYNAPGGPFLYPTTASVIDHMNGALLSSTQRVLIEGARFRRANAGGGGRTRLPCDFDGSPSC; encoded by the exons ATGCTCAGGAAATGGTTGCTCTCCTTGTTGGCGGTGCTCAGCGCGTTTGCTTCTGCGGCGGAGGCGACGGGCCCGGCCAGCACGGTGGTCGCCGGCATGGTGTTCTGCGACCAGTGCAAGGACGGCGCCCGCGGCCTCTTCGACTACCCGCTCTACG GGGCGCGGGTGGCGATCcagtgcggcggcggcgacaccCCTCTGACGGTGCGGGAGAGCAACACCAACTGGTTCGGCGGCTTCTCCATCCGCATGGAGGGCTCCCCCGACATGACCCGCTGCACCGCCCGCGTCGTCCAGGGCACCGGCCACTGCGGCGCCGCGGCCTCCGGCGCGCCGCGCGAGCTCACCCTCGCCTTCCGCATGCTCGGCCTCGCGCTCTACACCGTGCCGCCGCTTCTGTCGCAGCCAGAGGAGGCCATGGACTTCTGCCCCGGCCATGACAGGCAGAGGTCTCCGTTTTCTCCACCGGCGGAGGCGCCCTCACAGTCTCCCTTGGCTCCTCCGCTTCCGCCCTTCTGGCGACGCAGGCCCATCTGGCGCCGGCCGTTGCCACAGGAGCCCATAGGGATAGGGGAGCCCCaggcacctcctccaccaccggcgccggcgcagggGTCGGCTTGCACCTACGA CAAGTGGGCGCTTCCTGAGCACCGGTGCCACTGGATGGTGGTGACCCCAAACACGACGGTGGCGATGGCGTTCGGGCCCCTGGCGGCGCAGAGGTACGGCTCGGAGCTGACGCTGCGGGAGGCGCTGGAGGGGCGCGGGGACATGTACCGGACGCTGCtccgggaggcgacggcggcgctgCTGAACGCCTACTACAACGCCCCCGGCGGGCCCTTCCTGTACCCGACGACGGCCAGCGTGATCGACCACATGAACGGCGCGCTGCTGAGCTCGACGCAGAGGGTCCTCATCGAGGGCGCGCGCTTCCGCAGGGCcaacgccggcggcggcggacggacCAGGCTGCCCTGCGACTTTGATGGATCTCCCTCCTGCTAA
- the LOC133917334 gene encoding uncharacterized protein At3g28850-like, with amino-acid sequence MGCVSSAFLEDDADRRRIIGVSASSHHHIVSLTSSTYGVLTAPRAYSTTATPSPQPPPPPPPPPTISTARATRSTQSQPLPPDEVINSWELMAGLVDPSTPAKATHAPAGGKADRDRRRCIRFPPRPIDGNSSPEESAAVLYTTSLRGVRATFEACNAVRAALQAHGVAFRERDVSMDRGFREELRELAGSPVVPRLFVRGRHVGGADEVLRLDEEGLLAALLEGLPKARGGRYCCDGCGGMRFLPCFDCSGSRKVAVSLAVAGPGKANRRRKAAVMVVRCGECNENGLVLCPICS; translated from the coding sequence ATGGGCTGCGTGTCGTCGGCGTTCCTGGAGGACGACGCCGACCGCCGCCGCATCATCGGCGTCTCTGCCTCCTCCCACCACCACATCGTCTCCCTCACTTCCTCCACCTACGGCGTCCTCACTGCCCCCCGAGCATACTCCACCACCGCCACGCCTTCTCCtcagccgccgccaccgcctcctcctccgcccacCATCTCAACGGCAAGGGCAACAAGGAGCACCCAATCCCAGCCCCTGCCGCCGGATGAGGTCATCAACTCCTGGGAGCTCATGGCCGGCCTCGTCGATCCCTCCACCCCAGCCAAGGCCACCCATGCCCCAGCAGGGGGCAAGGCCGACAGGGACCGCCGCCGCtgcatccgcttccctccccgCCCAATCGACGGCAACTCTTCCCCTGAGGAGTCGGCGGCGGTGCTCTACACCACGTCCCTGCGCGGCGTCCGCGCCACCTTCGAGGCCTGCAATGCCGTGCGCGCGGCGCTGCAGGCCCACGGCGTGGCCTTCCGGGAGCGCGACGTCTCCATGGACCGCGGCTTCCGGGAGGAGCTGAGGGAACTCGCGGGCTCCCCCGTGGTGCCCAGGCTGTTCGTGCGGGGCCGGCACGTGGGCGGCGCGGACGAGGTGCTGCGGTTGGACGAGGAGGGCCTGCTGGCGGCGCTTCTGGAGGGCCTGCCCAAGGCGAGGGGAGGCAGGTACTGCTGCGACGGATGCGGCGGCATGAGGTTCCTGCCCTGCTTCGACTGCTCCGGCAGCCGAAAGGTGGCCGTGTCCCTAGCGGTGGCGGGCCCAGGGAAGGCGAACAGGAGGAGGAAAGcggcggtgatggtggtgcGTTGCGGGGAGTGCAATGAGAACGGCCTCGTGCTCTGTCCAATCTGCTCCTGA
- the LOC133918169 gene encoding thiosulfate sulfurtransferase 16, chloroplastic-like produces the protein MRIGDSKATNASSTAPGGNQAMGSLRSSSSDKRKEDAMTPMVDADEACALLSSATHQYLDVRMWEDFDKGHVAGARNVPYYLSVTPHGKEKNPHFVEQVAALYGKDDRFIVGCRSGVRSKLATADLLNAGFKNVTNLQGGYLSLLRSANQQHTASSSVNIIQAP, from the exons ATGCGGATAGGAGATAGCAAAGCAACAAACGCTAGCTCCACGGCCCCCGGAGGCAATCAGGCAATGGGCTCTctcagaagcagcagcagcgacaAGAGGAAGGAGGATGCGATGACACCGATGGTGGACGCGGACGAGGCATGCGCCCTCCTCAGCTCTGCTACTCATCAATATCTCGATGTCAG GATGTGGGAGGACTTTGACAAGGGCCATGTCGCCGGTGCTCGAAATGTCCCCTACTACCTCTCGGTTACCCCACACG GGAAGGAGAAAAATCCCCACTTTGTGGAGCAAGTAGCCGCGCTCTATGGCAAGGACGACCGCTTCATCGTG GGTTGCCGCTCTGGCGTTCGGTCCAAGCTCGCCACTGCAGACCTTCTAAACGCG GGCTTCAAGAATGTGACAAATCTGCAAGGTGGATACCTTTCCTTGCTACGAAGTGCAAATCAGCAGCACACAGCTTCCTCATCGGTTAATATAATTCAGGCACCCTAG
- the LOC133918170 gene encoding uncharacterized protein LOC133918170, with product MKTKSKSNSSSSSDSFGPLSDWAERRAHLAAIAYPSKTLLLSPSHLSDAAMAAARSRAAAAWARLISLRPHHHAGSSPLPHHHLLGSRIMPPRRHLAFSASAGGARSHQQIQSERVVHELLAELERERQRDRRKEGKEQEDDGEEEDYLGVKPLIEKLERRKAKEAAAADEGFWEPTDSDSDEDDERYTPDAIKRRVDEFERKCKRHSELLSSFAEAETIDEAHKWMTKIDKFEERHLKLPLEYRVIGDMMNRLKHSTGKERFVLLQKLNRAVRLMECKEAYDPNNPANFGTIQHQQVGSPEDLVLNAGFDKEKQMIQGSELEEDDEEFNEAKERDDMLIEKLNAIEKKIEDKLAELDHTFGKKGRVLEEEIKDLVEERNSLSEKKRRPMYRKGFDVKVIDVNRTCKVTKGGQIAKFTALLATGNYHGVVGFAKAKGPTAKIAIQRAYEKCFQNLHYMERYEDHTIAHAIQAKYEKTKIYLWPGPMRSGMSAAGRTVETVLYLAGFSNVKSKIIGSRNPLNVIKALFIALNAIETPKDVQQKFGRTVVESYLL from the exons ATGAAAACGAAATCGAAATCGaattcctcctcttcctccgacTCGTTTGGCCCATTAAGCGATTGGGCTGAACGAAGGGCCCATCTCGCCGCGATTGCATACCCCTCAAAAACCCTTCTTCTCTCCCCATCGCATCTCTCCGacgccgccatggccgccgcacGCTCCCGCGCCGCCGCAGCGTGGGCCCGGCTCATTTCCCTGCGACCGCACCACCACGCCGGCTCCAGCCCTCttccccaccaccacctcctagGCTCGCGGATCATGCCCCCGCGCCGCCACTTGGCCTTCTCCGCCTCCGCGGGGGGCGCCAGGTCCCACCAGCAGATCCAGAGCGAGCGGGTCGTGCACGAGCTTCTCGCCGAACTCGAGCGCGAGCGCCAGCGGGACCGCCGCAAGGAAGGCAAAGAGCAGGAGGATGACGGGGAGGAGGAAGACTATTTGGGCGTCAAGCCGCTGATCGAGAAGCTGGAGCGCCGCAAGGCCaaggaggccgccgccgcggacgAAGGCTTCTGGGAGCCCACCGACTCGGACAGCGACGAGGACGACGAGCGCTACACACCCGACGCCATCAAGAGACGCGTCGACGAGTTCGAACGCAAGTGCAAGCGCCACTCCGAGCTCCTCAGCTCATTCGCAGAGGCCG AAACCATCGACGAAGCTCACAAATGGATGACAAAAATCGACAAATTCGAGGAGCGACATCTGAAACTGCCACTGGAGTACAGGGTTATTGGTGACATGATGAATCGCCTCAAGCATTCCACAGGGAAAGAGCGCTTTGTTCTCCTCCAGAAGCTGAATCGGGCAGTTAGGCTTATGGAATGCAAGGAGGCCTATGACCCTAATAACCCCGCAAACTTTGGGACCATTCAGCACCAGCAGGTTGGTTCTCCAGAGGATCTGGTGCTCAATGCTGGGTTTGATAAGGAGAAGCAGATGATCCAAGGGTCAGAGCTCGAAGAGGACGATGAGGAATTCAATGAAGCAAAGGAGAGGGATGATATGCTCATAGAGAAACTCAATGCCATCGAAAAGAAGATTGAGGACAAGTTGGCAGAGTTGGATCATACCTTTGGTAAGAAAGGCAGAGTTTTGGAAGAGGAAATAAAGGATCTCGTGGAGGAGCGGAATTCCCTATCCGAGAAAAAGAGGAGACCTATGTACAGAAAA GGTTTTGACGTGAAAGTTATCGATGTTAACCGGACGTGTAAGGTCACAAAG GGAGGccaaatagcaaaattcacagCATTATTAGCCACTGGAAACTACCATGGTGTTGTAGGTtttgcaaaagctaaaggcccAACAGCCAAGATTGCAATACAGAGG GCATACGAGAAATGCTTCCAGAATCTCCACTACATGGAACGGTATGAGGATCACACAATTGCTCATGCTATCCAGGCCAAATATGAGAAGACAAAG ATATACCTCTGGCCCGGACCAATGAGAAGTGGAATGTCGGCTGCTGGTAGAACTGTTGAAACAGTGTTGTACTTGGCTGGTTTCAGCAATGTTAAATCAAAG ATTATTGGATCAAGGAACCCTCTTAATGTTATTAAAGCTCTCTTCATAGCATTAAACGCT ATTGAAACACCCAAAGATGTCCAGCAGAAGTTTGGACGAACTGTTGTGGAGTCGTACTTGTTGTAG